A window of the Salarias fasciatus chromosome 7, fSalaFa1.1, whole genome shotgun sequence genome harbors these coding sequences:
- the LOC115392504 gene encoding ELKS/Rab6-interacting/CAST family member 1 isoform X8 — protein MYGSARSVGRGDANHSAGRDAGGTGSQGSGRSPRLPRSPRMGHRRTNSTGGSGGGPGGAGGKTLSMENIQSLNAAYATSGPMYLSDNEVAMAGDHLPKSGGTVTTMGRQRVTYGSRGSSSGVVAASTPNISTSVPANAVLPAGMMAGDALAFGDHHMASTVPHSLRQARDNTILDLQAQLKEVLRENEMLRREVEVKESKLSSSMNSIKTFWSPELKKERALRKDEVSKITVWKEQYRVIQDEAQHLQMTVQALQDELRIQRDLNQLLQQDPASQGRDLALTSEPTEENYRRLHGEHERQAKELFLLRKTLEEMELRIDTQKQTLGARDESIKKLLEMLQSKGPSAKASEEDQERTRRLADAEMHRHHLESLLDQRDREITALREELHRRYEGTPESTKTKALQTVIDMKDAKINSMERSLRDMEEELLMMKSNGLLSCEERQEEMKQMEVYRSHTKFMKNKMEQVKQDLSRKDTELLGLQTKLETLTNQFSDSKQHIEVLKESLTAKEQRAAILQTEVDALRLRLEEKEATLNKKSKQIQEMSEEKGTLNGEIHDLKDMLEVKERKVNVLQKKIENLQEQLRDKEKQMSSLKERVKSLQADTSNTDTALTTLEESLAEKERIIERLKEQRDRDDREKTEELDRNKKDLKELKERLSLLQGDLSDRETSLLDLKEHASSLASSGLKKDSKLKSLEITLEQKREECLKLENHLKRAQNAALEAQANTELAERIKNLEQEVARHREDSGKAQAEVDRLLEILREMENEKNDKDKKISELESLASRQMKDQSKKVATLKHKEQVEKSRNARLMEEARKREDNLSENSQQVKDTLRQKSERIEELEEALRESVQITAEREMVLAQEEAARSHQEKQMEELLGAMEKVKQELESMRAKLSSTQQSLCEKEAHLTTLRAERRKHLEEVLEMKQEALLAAISEKDANIALLELSSSKKKKTQDEVSQLKREKDRLVQQLKQQTQNRMKLMADNYEDDHLKTAPDHTNHKPSPDQDDEEGIWA, from the exons ATGTACGGTAGCGCCCGCTCCGTCGGCAGGGGGGATGCCAATCACAGCGCGGGGAGGGATGCAGGCGGGACCGGCAGCCAGGGGTCCGGCCGTTCCCCCCGCCTCCCTCGCTCGCCCCGGATGGGACACCGTCGCACCAACAGCACCGGAGGCAGCGGAGGAGGACCCGGAGGTGCGGGAGGCAAGACCCTCTCCATGGAGAACATCCAGTCCCTCAACGCTGCGTACGCCACCTCGGGGCCGATGTACCTGAGCGATAACGAAGTCGCCATGGCGGGAGACCACCTTCCAAAGAGTGGCGGGACAGTGACGACGATGGGGAGGCAGAGGGTGACGTACGGTTCCAGAGGTAGCAGCAGTGGAGTCGTAGCCGCCAGCACTCCCAATATCTCCACCTCAGTGCCTGCTAATGCTGTGCTGCCAGCAGGCATGATGGCAGGCGACGCTCTGGCGTTTGGAGACCACCACATGGCCTCCACGGTGCCCCACTCTTTAAGGCAGGCCAGAGACAACACCATCCTTGACCTGCAGGCTCAACTGAAAGAG GTTTTGCGCGAGAACGAGATGTTGCGGCGAGAGGTGGAGGTCAAGGAGAGCAAGCTCAGCTCTTCCATGAACTCCATCAAAACCTTCTGGAGTCCCGAGCTGAAAAAGGAGCGAGCGCTCAGGAAGGACGAGGTTTCCAAAATCACGGTTTGGAAGGAGCAATACCGTGTTATTCAGGACGAAGCGCAG CATCTCCAGATGACTGTTCAGGCTCTTCAGGATGAGCTGAGGATCCAGAGGGACCTGAACCAACTGCTCCAGCAAGACCCCGCCAGCCAAGGGAGGGACCTCGCCCTGACGTCCGAGCCCACGGAGGAGAACTACCGCCGGCTGCACGGCGAGCACGAGAGGCAGGCAAAAGAGCTCTTCCTGCTGAGGAAGAccctggaggagatggagctcAGGATCGATACGCAGAAACAAACTCTTGGAGCCCGAGACGAGTCCATCAAAAAACTTCTGGAGATGCTGCAGAGTAAAG GGCCATCTGCCAAGGCGTCGGAGGAAGACCAGGAGAGGACCAGGAGGCTGGCCGATGCAGAGATGCACCGGCATCACCTGGAGAGTTTACTGGACCAGAGAGACCGAGAGATAACCGCACTAAGAGAG gagctgcaccgCCGATACGAAGGAACCCCCGAGTCCACCAAGACCAAGGCTCTGCAGACCGTCATCGACATGAAG GACGCAAAAATCAACTCAATGGAGCGGAGCCTGagggacatggaggaggagctcctGATGATGAAGTCTAACGGTCTCCTCAGCTGCGAGGAGCGTCAAGAGGAGATGAAGCAGATGGAGGTGTACCGCAGTCACACCAAGTTCATGAAGAACAAG ATGGAACAGGTGAAGCAGGACCTCTCCAGGAAAGACACGGAGCTGCTCGGGCTGCAGACTAAACTGGAGACGCTCACCAACCAGTTCTCAGACAGCAAGCAGCACATCGAAGTCCTGAAGGAGTCCCTCACCGCCAAAGAGCAGCGTGCCGCCATCCTGCAGACAGAG GTGGACGCTTTGCGTCTCCgcctggaggagaaggaagcGACGCTCAACAAGAAGAGCAAGCAGATCCAAGAGATGTCCGAAGAGAAGGGAACCCTCAACGGGGAAATTCACGATCTCAAGGACATGCTGGAGGTTAAGGAGCGCAAAGTCAACGTGCTACAAAAGAAG ATTgagaacctgcaggagcagctgagggacaAAGAGAAGCAGATGAGCAGCCTGAAGGAGAGAGTGAAGTCCCTGCAGGCGGACACCTCCAACACCGACACTGCTCTCACCACACTAGAAGAGTCTCTTGCGGAAAAG GAGCGCATCATCGAGCGTCTAAAGGAGCAGCGAGACCGAGACGACCGGGAGAAGACGGAGGAGCTTGACCGGAACAAGAAGgacctgaaggagctgaaggagagaCTGAGTTTACTGCAGGGAGACCTGTCAGACAGAGAG ACCTCTCTGTTGGACCTGAAGGAGCACGCATCCTCTCTGGCCTCCTCGGGGCTGAAGAAAGATTCCAAACTCAAGAGTCTAGAAATCACCTTGgagcagaagagagaggagtgCCTCAAACTGGAGAACCACCTTAAAAGA GCTCAGAACGCGGCGCTGGAAGCTCAGGCCAACACCGAACTGGCAGAGCGCATTAAAAACCTCGAGCAGGAAGTGGCCCGCCACAGAGAGGACTCTGGGAAGGCGCAGGCCGAGGTCGACCGCCTCCTGGAGATTCTGCGGGAAATGGAGAATGAAAAGAACGACAAGGACAAGAAGATCAGTGAGCTGGAGAG TTTGGCCTCCAG GCAAATGAAAGACCAGTCGAAAAAAGTGGCGACCCTGAAGCAcaaggagcaggtggagaagagCCGCAACGCCCGACTGATGGAGGAGGCCAGGAAGAGGGAGGACAACCTGTCTGAGAACTCCCAGCAGGTGAAG GACACTTTGCGGCAGAAGTCGGAGCGCatcgaggagctggaggaggccctgAGGGAGAGCGTTCAAATCACGGCGGAGCGAGAGATGGTGCTCGCACAGGAGGAGGCTGCCAGATCACACCAGGAGAAACAG atggaggagctgctgggggcCATGGAGAAGGTGAAGCAGGAGCTGGAGTCCATGAGGGCCAAGCtgtcctccacccagcagtccCTGTGTGAGAAAGAAGCGCACCTCACAACCCTGCGAGCTGAACGCaggaaacacctggaggaggTGCTGGAAATGAA GCAGGAGGCGCTGCTGGCCGCGATCAGCGAGAAGGACGCGAACATTGCACTACTGGAGCTGTCGTCctcgaagaagaagaagacgcaGGACGAGGTGTCTCAGCTGAAGCGGGAGAAGGACCGACTGGTGCAGCAGCTCAAGCAGCAG ACTCAGAACAGGATGAAGCTGATGGCGGATAACTACGAGGACGATCACCTGAAGACTGCACCTGATCACACCAATCACAAGCCCTCTCCAGATCAG GATGATGAGGAGGGTATCTGGGCGTAG
- the LOC115392504 gene encoding ELKS/Rab6-interacting/CAST family member 1 isoform X9 has protein sequence MYGSARSVGRGDANHSAGRDAGGTGSQGSGRSPRLPRSPRMGHRRTNSTGGSGGGPGGAGGKTLSMENIQSLNAAYATSGPMYLSDNEVAMAGDHLPKSGGTVTTMGRQRVTYGSRGSSSGVVAASTPNISTSVPANAVLPAGMMAGDALAFGDHHMASTVPHSLRQARDNTILDLQAQLKEVLRENEMLRREVEVKESKLSSSMNSIKTFWSPELKKERALRKDEVSKITVWKEQYRVIQDEAQHLQMTVQALQDELRIQRDLNQLLQQDPASQGRDLALTSEPTEENYRRLHGEHERQAKELFLLRKTLEEMELRIDTQKQTLGARDESIKKLLEMLQSKGPSAKASEEDQERTRRLADAEMHRHHLESLLDQRDREITALREELHRRYEGTPESTKTKALQTVIDMKDAKINSMERSLRDMEEELLMMKSNGLLSCEERQEEMKQMEVYRSHTKFMKNKVRGSGATVESAEQLNVKHKSPSSLICRSQMEQVKQDLSRKDTELLGLQTKLETLTNQFSDSKQHIEVLKESLTAKEQRAAILQTEVDALRLRLEEKEATLNKKSKQIQEMSEEKGTLNGEIHDLKDMLEVKERKVNVLQKKIENLQEQLRDKEKQMSSLKERVKSLQADTSNTDTALTTLEESLAEKERIIERLKEQRDRDDREKTEELDRNKKDLKELKERLSLLQGDLSDRETSLLDLKEHASSLASSGLKKDSKLKSLEITLEQKREECLKLENHLKRAQNAALEAQANTELAERIKNLEQEVARHREDSGKAQAEVDRLLEILREMENEKNDKDKKISELESLASRQMKDQSKKVATLKHKEQVEKSRNARLMEEARKREDNLSENSQQVKDTLRQKSERIEELEEALRESVQITAEREMVLAQEEAARSHQEKQKHSLKPMHESNLAHIKWSKV, from the exons ATGTACGGTAGCGCCCGCTCCGTCGGCAGGGGGGATGCCAATCACAGCGCGGGGAGGGATGCAGGCGGGACCGGCAGCCAGGGGTCCGGCCGTTCCCCCCGCCTCCCTCGCTCGCCCCGGATGGGACACCGTCGCACCAACAGCACCGGAGGCAGCGGAGGAGGACCCGGAGGTGCGGGAGGCAAGACCCTCTCCATGGAGAACATCCAGTCCCTCAACGCTGCGTACGCCACCTCGGGGCCGATGTACCTGAGCGATAACGAAGTCGCCATGGCGGGAGACCACCTTCCAAAGAGTGGCGGGACAGTGACGACGATGGGGAGGCAGAGGGTGACGTACGGTTCCAGAGGTAGCAGCAGTGGAGTCGTAGCCGCCAGCACTCCCAATATCTCCACCTCAGTGCCTGCTAATGCTGTGCTGCCAGCAGGCATGATGGCAGGCGACGCTCTGGCGTTTGGAGACCACCACATGGCCTCCACGGTGCCCCACTCTTTAAGGCAGGCCAGAGACAACACCATCCTTGACCTGCAGGCTCAACTGAAAGAG GTTTTGCGCGAGAACGAGATGTTGCGGCGAGAGGTGGAGGTCAAGGAGAGCAAGCTCAGCTCTTCCATGAACTCCATCAAAACCTTCTGGAGTCCCGAGCTGAAAAAGGAGCGAGCGCTCAGGAAGGACGAGGTTTCCAAAATCACGGTTTGGAAGGAGCAATACCGTGTTATTCAGGACGAAGCGCAG CATCTCCAGATGACTGTTCAGGCTCTTCAGGATGAGCTGAGGATCCAGAGGGACCTGAACCAACTGCTCCAGCAAGACCCCGCCAGCCAAGGGAGGGACCTCGCCCTGACGTCCGAGCCCACGGAGGAGAACTACCGCCGGCTGCACGGCGAGCACGAGAGGCAGGCAAAAGAGCTCTTCCTGCTGAGGAAGAccctggaggagatggagctcAGGATCGATACGCAGAAACAAACTCTTGGAGCCCGAGACGAGTCCATCAAAAAACTTCTGGAGATGCTGCAGAGTAAAG GGCCATCTGCCAAGGCGTCGGAGGAAGACCAGGAGAGGACCAGGAGGCTGGCCGATGCAGAGATGCACCGGCATCACCTGGAGAGTTTACTGGACCAGAGAGACCGAGAGATAACCGCACTAAGAGAG gagctgcaccgCCGATACGAAGGAACCCCCGAGTCCACCAAGACCAAGGCTCTGCAGACCGTCATCGACATGAAG GACGCAAAAATCAACTCAATGGAGCGGAGCCTGagggacatggaggaggagctcctGATGATGAAGTCTAACGGTCTCCTCAGCTGCGAGGAGCGTCAAGAGGAGATGAAGCAGATGGAGGTGTACCGCAGTCACACCAAGTTCATGAAGAACAAGGTGAGAGGCAGCGGGGCCACGGTCGAGTCTGCCGAGCAGCTAAATGTCAAACATAAATCCCCATCCTCTCTCATTTGCCGTTCTCAGATGGAACAGGTGAAGCAGGACCTCTCCAGGAAAGACACGGAGCTGCTCGGGCTGCAGACTAAACTGGAGACGCTCACCAACCAGTTCTCAGACAGCAAGCAGCACATCGAAGTCCTGAAGGAGTCCCTCACCGCCAAAGAGCAGCGTGCCGCCATCCTGCAGACAGAG GTGGACGCTTTGCGTCTCCgcctggaggagaaggaagcGACGCTCAACAAGAAGAGCAAGCAGATCCAAGAGATGTCCGAAGAGAAGGGAACCCTCAACGGGGAAATTCACGATCTCAAGGACATGCTGGAGGTTAAGGAGCGCAAAGTCAACGTGCTACAAAAGAAG ATTgagaacctgcaggagcagctgagggacaAAGAGAAGCAGATGAGCAGCCTGAAGGAGAGAGTGAAGTCCCTGCAGGCGGACACCTCCAACACCGACACTGCTCTCACCACACTAGAAGAGTCTCTTGCGGAAAAG GAGCGCATCATCGAGCGTCTAAAGGAGCAGCGAGACCGAGACGACCGGGAGAAGACGGAGGAGCTTGACCGGAACAAGAAGgacctgaaggagctgaaggagagaCTGAGTTTACTGCAGGGAGACCTGTCAGACAGAGAG ACCTCTCTGTTGGACCTGAAGGAGCACGCATCCTCTCTGGCCTCCTCGGGGCTGAAGAAAGATTCCAAACTCAAGAGTCTAGAAATCACCTTGgagcagaagagagaggagtgCCTCAAACTGGAGAACCACCTTAAAAGA GCTCAGAACGCGGCGCTGGAAGCTCAGGCCAACACCGAACTGGCAGAGCGCATTAAAAACCTCGAGCAGGAAGTGGCCCGCCACAGAGAGGACTCTGGGAAGGCGCAGGCCGAGGTCGACCGCCTCCTGGAGATTCTGCGGGAAATGGAGAATGAAAAGAACGACAAGGACAAGAAGATCAGTGAGCTGGAGAG TTTGGCCTCCAG GCAAATGAAAGACCAGTCGAAAAAAGTGGCGACCCTGAAGCAcaaggagcaggtggagaagagCCGCAACGCCCGACTGATGGAGGAGGCCAGGAAGAGGGAGGACAACCTGTCTGAGAACTCCCAGCAGGTGAAG GACACTTTGCGGCAGAAGTCGGAGCGCatcgaggagctggaggaggccctgAGGGAGAGCGTTCAAATCACGGCGGAGCGAGAGATGGTGCTCGCACAGGAGGAGGCTGCCAGATCACACCAGGAGAAACAG AAGCACTCACTCAAACCAATGCATGAGTCCAACCTCGCCCACATTAAGTGGTCTAAGGTATGA
- the LOC115392504 gene encoding ELKS/Rab6-interacting/CAST family member 1 isoform X7, whose translation MYGSARSVGRGDANHSAGRDAGGTGSQGSGRSPRLPRSPRMGHRRTNSTGGSGGGPGGAGGKTLSMENIQSLNAAYATSGPMYLSDNEVAMAGDHLPKSGGTVTTMGRQRVTYGSRGSSSGVVAASTPNISTSVPANAVLPAGMMAGDALAFGDHHMASTVPHSLRQARDNTILDLQAQLKEVLRENEMLRREVEVKESKLSSSMNSIKTFWSPELKKERALRKDEVSKITVWKEQYRVIQDEAQHLQMTVQALQDELRIQRDLNQLLQQDPASQGRDLALTSEPTEENYRRLHGEHERQAKELFLLRKTLEEMELRIDTQKQTLGARDESIKKLLEMLQSKGPSAKASEEDQERTRRLADAEMHRHHLESLLDQRDREITALREELHRRYEGTPESTKTKALQTVIDMKDAKINSMERSLRDMEEELLMMKSNGLLSCEERQEEMKQMEVYRSHTKFMKNKVRGSGATVESAEQLNVKHKSPSSLICRSQMEQVKQDLSRKDTELLGLQTKLETLTNQFSDSKQHIEVLKESLTAKEQRAAILQTEVDALRLRLEEKEATLNKKSKQIQEMSEEKGTLNGEIHDLKDMLEVKERKVNVLQKKIENLQEQLRDKEKQMSSLKERVKSLQADTSNTDTALTTLEESLAEKERIIERLKEQRDRDDREKTEELDRNKKDLKELKERLSLLQGDLSDRETSLLDLKEHASSLASSGLKKDSKLKSLEITLEQKREECLKLENHLKRAQNAALEAQANTELAERIKNLEQEVARHREDSGKAQAEVDRLLEILREMENEKNDKDKKISELESLASRQMKDQSKKVATLKHKEQVEKSRNARLMEEARKREDNLSENSQQVKDTLRQKSERIEELEEALRESVQITAEREMVLAQEEAARSHQEKQMEELLGAMEKVKQELESMRAKLSSTQQSLCEKEAHLTTLRAERRKHLEEVLEMKQEALLAAISEKDANIALLELSSSKKKKTQDEVSQLKREKDRLVQQLKQQTQNRMKLMADNYEDDHLKTAPDHTNHKPSPDQDDEEGIWA comes from the exons ATGTACGGTAGCGCCCGCTCCGTCGGCAGGGGGGATGCCAATCACAGCGCGGGGAGGGATGCAGGCGGGACCGGCAGCCAGGGGTCCGGCCGTTCCCCCCGCCTCCCTCGCTCGCCCCGGATGGGACACCGTCGCACCAACAGCACCGGAGGCAGCGGAGGAGGACCCGGAGGTGCGGGAGGCAAGACCCTCTCCATGGAGAACATCCAGTCCCTCAACGCTGCGTACGCCACCTCGGGGCCGATGTACCTGAGCGATAACGAAGTCGCCATGGCGGGAGACCACCTTCCAAAGAGTGGCGGGACAGTGACGACGATGGGGAGGCAGAGGGTGACGTACGGTTCCAGAGGTAGCAGCAGTGGAGTCGTAGCCGCCAGCACTCCCAATATCTCCACCTCAGTGCCTGCTAATGCTGTGCTGCCAGCAGGCATGATGGCAGGCGACGCTCTGGCGTTTGGAGACCACCACATGGCCTCCACGGTGCCCCACTCTTTAAGGCAGGCCAGAGACAACACCATCCTTGACCTGCAGGCTCAACTGAAAGAG GTTTTGCGCGAGAACGAGATGTTGCGGCGAGAGGTGGAGGTCAAGGAGAGCAAGCTCAGCTCTTCCATGAACTCCATCAAAACCTTCTGGAGTCCCGAGCTGAAAAAGGAGCGAGCGCTCAGGAAGGACGAGGTTTCCAAAATCACGGTTTGGAAGGAGCAATACCGTGTTATTCAGGACGAAGCGCAG CATCTCCAGATGACTGTTCAGGCTCTTCAGGATGAGCTGAGGATCCAGAGGGACCTGAACCAACTGCTCCAGCAAGACCCCGCCAGCCAAGGGAGGGACCTCGCCCTGACGTCCGAGCCCACGGAGGAGAACTACCGCCGGCTGCACGGCGAGCACGAGAGGCAGGCAAAAGAGCTCTTCCTGCTGAGGAAGAccctggaggagatggagctcAGGATCGATACGCAGAAACAAACTCTTGGAGCCCGAGACGAGTCCATCAAAAAACTTCTGGAGATGCTGCAGAGTAAAG GGCCATCTGCCAAGGCGTCGGAGGAAGACCAGGAGAGGACCAGGAGGCTGGCCGATGCAGAGATGCACCGGCATCACCTGGAGAGTTTACTGGACCAGAGAGACCGAGAGATAACCGCACTAAGAGAG gagctgcaccgCCGATACGAAGGAACCCCCGAGTCCACCAAGACCAAGGCTCTGCAGACCGTCATCGACATGAAG GACGCAAAAATCAACTCAATGGAGCGGAGCCTGagggacatggaggaggagctcctGATGATGAAGTCTAACGGTCTCCTCAGCTGCGAGGAGCGTCAAGAGGAGATGAAGCAGATGGAGGTGTACCGCAGTCACACCAAGTTCATGAAGAACAAGGTGAGAGGCAGCGGGGCCACGGTCGAGTCTGCCGAGCAGCTAAATGTCAAACATAAATCCCCATCCTCTCTCATTTGCCGTTCTCAGATGGAACAGGTGAAGCAGGACCTCTCCAGGAAAGACACGGAGCTGCTCGGGCTGCAGACTAAACTGGAGACGCTCACCAACCAGTTCTCAGACAGCAAGCAGCACATCGAAGTCCTGAAGGAGTCCCTCACCGCCAAAGAGCAGCGTGCCGCCATCCTGCAGACAGAG GTGGACGCTTTGCGTCTCCgcctggaggagaaggaagcGACGCTCAACAAGAAGAGCAAGCAGATCCAAGAGATGTCCGAAGAGAAGGGAACCCTCAACGGGGAAATTCACGATCTCAAGGACATGCTGGAGGTTAAGGAGCGCAAAGTCAACGTGCTACAAAAGAAG ATTgagaacctgcaggagcagctgagggacaAAGAGAAGCAGATGAGCAGCCTGAAGGAGAGAGTGAAGTCCCTGCAGGCGGACACCTCCAACACCGACACTGCTCTCACCACACTAGAAGAGTCTCTTGCGGAAAAG GAGCGCATCATCGAGCGTCTAAAGGAGCAGCGAGACCGAGACGACCGGGAGAAGACGGAGGAGCTTGACCGGAACAAGAAGgacctgaaggagctgaaggagagaCTGAGTTTACTGCAGGGAGACCTGTCAGACAGAGAG ACCTCTCTGTTGGACCTGAAGGAGCACGCATCCTCTCTGGCCTCCTCGGGGCTGAAGAAAGATTCCAAACTCAAGAGTCTAGAAATCACCTTGgagcagaagagagaggagtgCCTCAAACTGGAGAACCACCTTAAAAGA GCTCAGAACGCGGCGCTGGAAGCTCAGGCCAACACCGAACTGGCAGAGCGCATTAAAAACCTCGAGCAGGAAGTGGCCCGCCACAGAGAGGACTCTGGGAAGGCGCAGGCCGAGGTCGACCGCCTCCTGGAGATTCTGCGGGAAATGGAGAATGAAAAGAACGACAAGGACAAGAAGATCAGTGAGCTGGAGAG TTTGGCCTCCAG GCAAATGAAAGACCAGTCGAAAAAAGTGGCGACCCTGAAGCAcaaggagcaggtggagaagagCCGCAACGCCCGACTGATGGAGGAGGCCAGGAAGAGGGAGGACAACCTGTCTGAGAACTCCCAGCAGGTGAAG GACACTTTGCGGCAGAAGTCGGAGCGCatcgaggagctggaggaggccctgAGGGAGAGCGTTCAAATCACGGCGGAGCGAGAGATGGTGCTCGCACAGGAGGAGGCTGCCAGATCACACCAGGAGAAACAG atggaggagctgctgggggcCATGGAGAAGGTGAAGCAGGAGCTGGAGTCCATGAGGGCCAAGCtgtcctccacccagcagtccCTGTGTGAGAAAGAAGCGCACCTCACAACCCTGCGAGCTGAACGCaggaaacacctggaggaggTGCTGGAAATGAA GCAGGAGGCGCTGCTGGCCGCGATCAGCGAGAAGGACGCGAACATTGCACTACTGGAGCTGTCGTCctcgaagaagaagaagacgcaGGACGAGGTGTCTCAGCTGAAGCGGGAGAAGGACCGACTGGTGCAGCAGCTCAAGCAGCAG ACTCAGAACAGGATGAAGCTGATGGCGGATAACTACGAGGACGATCACCTGAAGACTGCACCTGATCACACCAATCACAAGCCCTCTCCAGATCAG GATGATGAGGAGGGTATCTGGGCGTAG